The Pseudomonas parafulva genome includes a window with the following:
- the rimI gene encoding ribosomal protein S18-alanine N-acetyltransferase, protein MSDSISFRPMTEADLDAVLKIEYAAFSHPWTRGIFLDALKSYEVWLMFDGQQQVGHGVINVIIDEAHLLNITVKPENQGRGLGLRLLEHLMSRAYQLNGRECFLEVRASNPAYRLYERFGFNEIGRRRDYYPAAGGREDALVMACTLFPD, encoded by the coding sequence ATGAGTGACTCGATCAGCTTTCGCCCCATGACCGAGGCGGATCTGGATGCCGTGCTGAAAATCGAATATGCCGCGTTCAGCCACCCCTGGACCCGCGGCATCTTTCTGGATGCCCTGAAATCCTATGAAGTCTGGCTGATGTTCGATGGGCAGCAACAGGTTGGCCACGGCGTGATCAACGTGATCATCGACGAAGCTCACCTGCTCAACATCACCGTCAAGCCGGAAAACCAGGGGCGCGGCCTGGGCTTGCGGCTGCTCGAACACCTGATGTCGCGCGCCTACCAGCTCAACGGTCGCGAGTGTTTCCTGGAGGTGAGGGCCAGCAACCCGGCTTATCGCCTGTACGAGCGTTTCGGCTTCAATGAAATCGGCCGCCGGCGCGACTATTATCCAGCTGCGGGTGGTCGCGAGGATGCGCTGGTGATGGCCTGCACGTTGTTCCCGGACTGA
- a CDS encoding energy transducer TonB, whose protein sequence is MLTEQRRRAYLSAMQVVHWLPRAELPFAAPSRPELLLPLAPPEDIDFEPPPRQIADKSPVAPQARVVERPKIEVPRPGVSAKAAAKPVEAPEQAATPRPVPVPPPRFALQLLRAGDCLLLVELATGQPFQSRDPSYLLLKDMLRAAGLPDAPQIVGEPVRWPLLMRGNMDQGPDAARDFVQGFVQARLEEAPCTCLWLVGTPALRFAAGADDQAYYQTLKLDGLGEAWALPGLELLMDEPQRKADVWKAMRQLMARWKPVE, encoded by the coding sequence TTGCTTACCGAACAACGTCGTCGCGCCTACCTGTCCGCCATGCAAGTGGTGCACTGGCTGCCGCGCGCCGAGCTGCCGTTCGCCGCGCCGTCGCGGCCCGAGCTGCTGCTGCCGTTAGCGCCGCCCGAGGACATCGATTTCGAGCCGCCGCCACGCCAGATAGCCGACAAATCACCTGTTGCCCCCCAGGCACGGGTCGTCGAGCGGCCGAAGATCGAGGTCCCGCGCCCTGGCGTTTCCGCCAAGGCCGCGGCCAAGCCTGTGGAGGCGCCCGAGCAGGCTGCGACCCCTCGCCCAGTGCCGGTACCGCCTCCGCGCTTTGCCTTGCAATTGCTGCGCGCTGGCGATTGCCTATTGCTGGTCGAGCTGGCCACCGGCCAGCCTTTCCAGAGCCGTGACCCGTCCTACCTGCTGCTCAAGGACATGCTGCGCGCCGCTGGCCTACCCGATGCCCCGCAGATCGTGGGTGAGCCAGTGCGCTGGCCGCTGCTGATGCGCGGCAACATGGACCAGGGCCCGGACGCAGCCCGCGATTTTGTACAGGGTTTTGTCCAGGCGCGTCTGGAAGAAGCGCCCTGCACCTGCCTGTGGCTGGTGGGTACGCCGGCGCTGCGCTTTGCTGCCGGCGCCGACGACCAGGCTTATTACCAAACCCTCAAGCTCGACGGCCTGGGCGAGGCGTGGGCCTTGCCGGGCCTGGAACTGTTGATGGACGAGCCGCAGCGTAAAGCGGACGTCTGGAAAGCCATGCGCCAGCTGATGGCGCGCTGGAAACCCGTTGAATGA